The Pseudomonas entomophila genome segment TTGAGCCGGTAGCCGTGGCGGACACGCCGGTAGAACGCGCCGCCGTCATCTCTGGGCAACAGCAGGCGCAAGCTTTCCAGCGAGCGCCGGGCGTGGCCACTGGCCGCGTTGTCGATGGTGACGTGCAGCTGGAAGTAATGGGCGTCGATACCCAGCTCGGCCAGTTCGTGCGTGGTGATGAGCAAGTGCAGCGGCGGTTGCTCATAGCCCAGGTTGTAGCCGATCACTTCGGGCAGGAAGCGTTCGCAGTGCTGGCCCAAGGCGAGCTGCACGGCACCTTGCAGGTAACGTTCGGGGGGCAGTGGCAGCCCTTGCAGGCAACCCAGATGGCTGAGCAGGCGCTGGTAGATCAGCACATGGTTGCAGCGCGGGTCGCCGTCGCCCAGCTCTTCGAGGTAAGTGCGGATTAGCCCGTGGAAGCGCGGGTCACGCCAATGGCGCAGGGTGCCGTGCAGCCAGGCGCCGTCGACCGCCTTAGTCGGCGCGACCTGTTGCAGGAACCACAAGGCGTGGGCGCGGGTGGCAAAGTAGCGCCGCCCCGCCCCCTGACGCCGTTGCCGTAGATAGGCCGCATGCTCGCGAGCGACCTGCGCCGCGCGGGCAGCAGCCCATTCGGGTAGGTGGCCGGGGTGATCGGGCAAGTCGTCGTCCAGGGTGCTCACGCGGCGCAACAGCGCCTCCAGCCTGGCCTCGGCCTGAATGTCGTGGCCTTCCAGCAATACCCGGTATCGATGCGCCAGTCCATGGGCCGTGCTCGGGGCGGTCACTTTGAAGGCGGTGTCACGGGTCAGTGCCACCATGGCAGGCACCTCGCTTGTCATTCTTTGATGGGGCTTCGGGAGAGGTTGGTTTGCTCCAGGCGGCGCGATACGGATGGGGAGAGGGACCACGCAGTGCCAGGCGAACCCGGCACTGCACACCCTTGCTTAGGAACGGCCGCCTTTACGACCGGATTCGGTTTCGCGCTGGCCGCCACCCGTGCTCTGGCCACCCTTGCGGCCTGCCTCGGAGGCTTTCTCACGATCGTTGGCGAAATTGCCCGGGTTCTTCGACCCACCCTGGCTGCCGGTTTTGTGGCTGTCCTCGCGACCCGTCATGTGGCTGTCTTTGTTGGCCATGGTTGCAAAAACCTCATATCGCTGAAGGGATGCACGGCGGTGTGCCGTACATGGATTGGGAGTACGGCGATTAAGGCGGATTCGGTTTATTGCGCACGGATCGGACCGGTGGCGCTAAACATGCGGCCACGCTGTATTTGGGGCACAAGTGGACGGCGCAGCGACCGTGCCGGGATTGACCCCTGGAGGAAAGCACCTTAACCTTCGCAACCTACCGATAGGTAGGTTGATTTTTCGCTTAAATGGATACCCTTCATGCAGTCCTCCAACCTGCGCTTCGCCGCCTCCCTCGCCCTGATCGGCGCCCTCGGCCCTTCGGCCATCGATATGTACCTGGCCAGCCTGCCGGAGATGGCCCACGACTTCGCTACCAGCTACCCCCAGGTGCAACTCACACTCACCGTGTTCCTGCTGGCCATGGGCATCGGGCAACTGCTGTTCGGCCCGTTGGTGGACGCGCTGGGGCGCCGCCGGCCTTTGCTTGCCGGCCTGCTGCTGTTCAGCGTCACCGCCTTTGCCGCGGCGGCCGCGCCCACGCTCGAAGCGCTGCTGCTCGCTCGCTTGCTCCAGGGCCTGGCCAGTGCCCTCACCCTGGTGGTGATCATGAGCATGGTCCGCGACGTCGCCGAAGGCGCGCGGGCTGCGCAGATCTTCGCCCTGCTGATGACCATCGAAGGCCTGGCGCCGATTCTCGCCCCGGCCCTGGGTGGGGTGGTCGATGCCGCCTTTGGCTGGCGGGCGATCATGCTGGTGCTGGGTGCCCTGGGTGTGCTGACGCTGCTCAATTCCAGCCTGGCGCTGGGCGAAACCCTGCCTGCCGAGAAACGGGGACGCCTGGCACCTCGGCAGGTCTGGGCGGCCTACGCTCGGATCGCCACCGATGGCGCGTTCCTGCGCCCTGCCCTGGCCCTGTCGGCGGTGTTCTTCTTCCTGTTCGCCTACATCGCGGGCTCCGCGTACGTCTATCAGCAGCACTTCGGGCTCTCCAGCACGCGCTTCGGCCTGGTGTTCGGCGCCTGCGGCGTGGCCATCCTGCTGGGTGCGGCGTTGTCCGGGCACTGGGTGACGCGCCACGGCGTGGCCCAGGTGGCCTGGTGGGGCGCGCTGGCCATGGGCGGCGGCGCACTGCTGGCGGTGGCCGGTGGCGTGGCGGGCGGCGGCCTGGCGCTGCTGCTGGCGGGGGTGGCACTGGCGTTGTTCGGCTTAGGGATTTGCGAAGCCACGCTGATGGCCCTGGCGATGTCATCGCAACAGCGTGATGTGGGCGCCACGGCGGCGCTGCTGGGTGCCTTGCAGTTGGGCATCGCGTCGAGCGCCACGCCCCTGGCCGGTTACCTGGCGACCCTGGGGCCGTTGCCCTGGGCCTGGCTGCTGGCGGCGGCCGCGGTGGTCATCGTCGGTTTGACCCGCGCCGCCCTGGCACAGACAATCAGCGCCTCGCACTGCAGCGTCAACCCGGAGTGACCGCCTTGAAAACCCTTTCCCCTTCCGCCGCGCGCATCTGCGACCACGCCGTCGAACACTTCGCCGCGCATGGCTACGACGGCTCGTCGCTGAACGAAATCGCGGCCCTGGCGGGCATGCGCAAGGCGTCGTTGTATGCCCATTTCGCCAATAAGGATGCATTGTTCGTGCAGGCGTTCGAACGGGCGCTGG includes the following:
- a CDS encoding general stress protein, translating into MANKDSHMTGREDSHKTGSQGGSKNPGNFANDREKASEAGRKGGQSTGGGQRETESGRKGGRS
- a CDS encoding iron-containing redox enzyme family protein yields the protein MVALTRDTAFKVTAPSTAHGLAHRYRVLLEGHDIQAEARLEALLRRVSTLDDDLPDHPGHLPEWAAARAAQVAREHAAYLRQRRQGAGRRYFATRAHALWFLQQVAPTKAVDGAWLHGTLRHWRDPRFHGLIRTYLEELGDGDPRCNHVLIYQRLLSHLGCLQGLPLPPERYLQGAVQLALGQHCERFLPEVIGYNLGYEQPPLHLLITTHELAELGIDAHYFQLHVTIDNAASGHARRSLESLRLLLPRDDGGAFYRRVRHGYRLNDLGIDTPTMIASFDLQAELLAALERKRVFGQFMHSDRCRLLGRTVNQWLAEPGSIPAFLDALQAQGWVKRDADPAQSRLWTLIEGPSAAMFGVFNTYEKQLWHDWIAGSWQGREIRRVPPGQWENALALDDEPPAGQQGFDIDQSIEAMAGNRHALPQGLQATRAYIFATGLASGGQG
- a CDS encoding Bcr/CflA family efflux MFS transporter — its product is MQSSNLRFAASLALIGALGPSAIDMYLASLPEMAHDFATSYPQVQLTLTVFLLAMGIGQLLFGPLVDALGRRRPLLAGLLLFSVTAFAAAAAPTLEALLLARLLQGLASALTLVVIMSMVRDVAEGARAAQIFALLMTIEGLAPILAPALGGVVDAAFGWRAIMLVLGALGVLTLLNSSLALGETLPAEKRGRLAPRQVWAAYARIATDGAFLRPALALSAVFFFLFAYIAGSAYVYQQHFGLSSTRFGLVFGACGVAILLGAALSGHWVTRHGVAQVAWWGALAMGGGALLAVAGGVAGGGLALLLAGVALALFGLGICEATLMALAMSSQQRDVGATAALLGALQLGIASSATPLAGYLATLGPLPWAWLLAAAAVVIVGLTRAALAQTISASHCSVNPE